Proteins found in one Desulfovermiculus halophilus DSM 18834 genomic segment:
- a CDS encoding Glu/Leu/Phe/Val family dehydrogenase has protein sequence MSPSKTVFDVALDTLNEAGRLGQINPRALKVLQTPKRINSFCIPLKLDNGDFEVFQAYRVHYCDAMGPFRDGTRIRPELTLDEIKALGIFMTVKHCVADIPAGGAKGGIRADLRTLTARDQESLIRAFVRNLTPKGPWVDVPGADIGTGEQAMSWMLDEYEQTTGTHCPAAINDKPAILGGSLGGKAATGRGVFLVLQAAAQDMGLELNQAPAAVQGFGQVGAELASHLYQTGCRVVAVSDVYGGIYDPKGLDIPALKDHVRSTGSVADFPGTEAMTNDQVLEAEVDILVPAAVHDVVHAGNAGKVRAKLIVEGANGPLTTEADQILTDKQVTVVPDVVANSGGATVCHFERSQGLSDEYWDLDRVNATLRTRIIAAYTQSRDRAREANTPSLRFGAWIHALKKLERAMLLRGWI, from the coding sequence ATGTCTCCTTCCAAAACCGTCTTTGACGTCGCCCTGGACACCTTAAACGAGGCCGGACGCCTGGGTCAGATCAACCCCCGGGCTCTGAAGGTTCTGCAAACTCCGAAACGGATCAACTCTTTCTGCATCCCCCTCAAGCTGGACAATGGGGATTTTGAGGTCTTTCAGGCCTACCGGGTCCATTACTGCGACGCGATGGGGCCCTTCCGGGACGGAACCCGCATCCGCCCGGAGCTGACCCTGGACGAAATCAAGGCCCTGGGCATCTTTATGACCGTGAAGCATTGCGTGGCCGACATCCCGGCCGGCGGAGCCAAAGGCGGCATCCGGGCCGACCTCAGGACACTCACCGCCCGGGACCAGGAAAGCCTGATCCGGGCTTTCGTCCGCAACCTGACCCCCAAGGGGCCGTGGGTGGATGTTCCGGGAGCTGACATCGGCACCGGGGAACAGGCCATGTCCTGGATGCTGGATGAATACGAACAAACAACCGGGACCCACTGCCCGGCGGCCATCAACGATAAGCCGGCCATTCTGGGCGGCTCCCTGGGCGGGAAGGCGGCTACAGGCCGGGGTGTCTTTCTGGTCCTCCAGGCCGCTGCCCAGGATATGGGGCTTGAGCTCAATCAGGCCCCGGCCGCGGTGCAGGGCTTCGGCCAAGTCGGCGCGGAGCTTGCGTCCCATCTGTACCAGACCGGGTGCCGGGTTGTGGCCGTCAGCGACGTCTACGGAGGAATCTATGACCCCAAGGGCCTGGACATCCCGGCTCTGAAGGACCACGTCCGGTCCACCGGCAGCGTGGCTGATTTTCCCGGCACCGAAGCCATGACCAATGATCAGGTCCTGGAAGCCGAAGTGGATATCCTGGTTCCGGCAGCAGTCCATGACGTGGTTCACGCCGGCAACGCGGGCAAGGTCCGGGCCAAGCTCATTGTGGAAGGAGCCAATGGCCCGCTGACCACGGAAGCGGACCAGATCCTGACGGACAAGCAGGTCACCGTGGTTCCGGATGTGGTGGCCAACAGCGGAGGAGCCACCGTCTGCCACTTTGAGCGTTCCCAGGGACTCTCCGATGAATACTGGGACCTGGACCGGGTGAATGCCACCCTGCGTACCAGGATTATCGCTGCTTACACCCAGTCCAGAGACAGGGCCAGGGAGGCCAACACCCCTTCCCTGCGCTTCGGGGCCTGGATTCACGCCCTGAAAAAGCTGGAAAGGGCCATGCTCTTGCGGGGATGGATCTAG